Proteins found in one Hippopotamus amphibius kiboko isolate mHipAmp2 chromosome 12, mHipAmp2.hap2, whole genome shotgun sequence genomic segment:
- the TAS2R10 gene encoding LOW QUALITY PROTEIN: taste receptor type 2 member 10 (The sequence of the model RefSeq protein was modified relative to this genomic sequence to represent the inferred CDS: substituted 2 bases at 2 genomic stop codons), whose protein sequence is MRSIVEDLLILVAVTEAILGLLGNGFIGLVNCTDCVKNKKFSTISFILTGLATSRLCLIXIIITDGFVKLFSPDMHFSGNLIGYISYSWIIVNQSSIWFATSLSIFCFLKIANFSHHIFLWLKGRINRVLLVLMGFFFISWLLTFSQAAKFLSGNRMKNRSSIWSVDTHKGEYITNQILLHLGVILLFILCLVTCFLLIISLWRHNRRMRSNATGFRDASXEAHIKAMKVLVSFIIRFILYFIGVAIEVSCSTVPENKLLFTFGMTTTVLYLWAHSFILILGNSKLKQASLRVLKQLKC, encoded by the coding sequence ATGCGAAGTATAGTAGAAGACCTCCTCATTCTTGTAGCAGTTACTGAGGCAATATTGGGGCTTTTAGGGAATGGATTCATTGGACTTGTAAACTGCACTGACTGTGTGAAAAACAAGAAATTCTCTACTATCAGCTTTATTCTCACTGGCTTAGCTACTTCCAggctttgtctgatatgaatcaTAATTACAGATGGATTTGTAAAGCTATTCTCTCCAGATATGCATTTCTCTGGTAACTTAATTGGCTACATTAGTTACTCATGGATAATTGTGAATCAATCAAGTATCTGGTTTGCCACCAGCCTCAGCATCTTCTGTTTCCTGAAGATAGCCAATTTTTCCCACCACATTTTTCTCTGGTTGAAGGGTAGAATCAATAGGGTTCTTCTCGTTCTGatgggattcttttttatttcatggttACTTACTTTTTCTCAAGCTGCGAAGTTTCTTAGTGGTAATAGAATGAAGAATAGAAGCAGCATCTGGTCAGTGGACACGCATAAAGGTGAATACATTACAAACCAGATTTTGCTCCATCTGGGAGTCATTCTCCTCTTTATACTATGCCTGGTTACATGTTTCTTATTGATCATTTCCCTTTGGAGGCACAACAGGAGAATGAGATCGAATGCCACAGGATTCAGAGATGCCAGCTGAGAAGCACATATCAAAGCAATGAAAGTCTTGGTATCTTTTATCATCCGCTTTATCTTGTATTTTATAGGCGTTGCCATAGAAGTATCATGTTCTACTGTGCCAGAAAACAAACTGCTGTTTACTTTTGGTATGACAACCACAGTCCTCTATCTCTGGGCTCACTCATTTATCTTAATTCTAGGAAACAGCAAGCTAAAGCAAGCCTCTTTGAGAGTCCTGAAACAATTAAAGTGCTGA